The Psychrobacter sp. LV10R520-6 genome includes a region encoding these proteins:
- a CDS encoding SDR family oxidoreductase, translated as MNILITGASRGIGLATAKQLAAKGHSVGLFDIDTAELERAVNDKVFKKALKNKRIVQGHLDVTEPEAWDTAIEHMIDNFGSIDTLINNAGILISGVLPTTDLDKQLSLVDINCKGVLIGCHKLAPYLADAKNSKIINVSSASAIYGQSEIAPYSASKFFVRGLTEALNIEYAELGIKVIDVMPLWVKTDMTKDVSVTSIDRLGINLTVDDVAKTLCKLSGSANRKLSRTHYPIGMPAKVLQKLSQVTPDPLLRWVNSRVGAK; from the coding sequence ATGAATATATTAATCACTGGCGCATCACGCGGTATCGGTCTAGCAACTGCCAAACAACTGGCAGCAAAAGGTCATAGCGTTGGCCTTTTTGATATCGATACCGCTGAGCTTGAGCGCGCGGTCAATGATAAAGTGTTTAAAAAAGCGCTAAAGAATAAGCGCATCGTCCAGGGTCATCTCGATGTGACTGAGCCTGAGGCATGGGACACAGCCATTGAACACATGATTGATAACTTTGGCAGCATTGATACGCTGATTAATAACGCCGGCATATTAATCAGTGGCGTGCTACCTACCACCGATTTGGATAAGCAGTTGTCGCTGGTTGATATTAACTGTAAAGGGGTATTGATTGGCTGTCATAAGCTAGCCCCTTATTTAGCAGATGCCAAAAACAGTAAAATTATTAACGTATCCTCCGCCTCTGCTATCTATGGTCAGTCTGAAATTGCGCCTTATTCTGCCAGTAAGTTCTTTGTACGTGGTTTAACGGAAGCGCTTAATATTGAATACGCTGAACTTGGTATTAAGGTCATTGATGTGATGCCGCTTTGGGTCAAGACCGATATGACCAAAGACGTGAGCGTTACCAGCATTGATCGCTTAGGTATCAACCTGACCGTTGATGATGTCGCTAAAACCTTGTGCAAACTTAGCGGTAGCGCCAATCGTAAGCTATCACGTACCCACTATCCTATCGGTATGCCAGCCAAAGTATTACAAAAACTCTCACAAGTTACGCCTGACCCACTCTTGCGTTGGGTCAATAGTAGAGTCGGTGCGAAGTAG
- the polA gene encoding DNA polymerase I, with protein sequence MTDSDHNSHLALDPAMLPSFDTMPNVATMDTSHVDKDKPPFILVDGSYYLFRTYHALPPMMTTQGQHTNAIRGTLNALLKVMRRYHPTHMAVCFDTKSPTFRHHLSTDYKAARPPMDIELAQQIPYLHRLVTALGIPLLRIEGAEADDIIGTLAHRAVAEGHHVVISTGDKDMAQLVNDCVILEDSFTGKITDSQGVVDKFGIKPDQMIDFLTLMGDSSDGIKGVPGIGKKTAKDLLNEYGNIKNMLQNVADIKGRGAKNLVEYADDIPLNAQLATIVTDLDIGQDWGDLKINTDPCAYIDELRDLYGELEFKNELASLDHPNHPANGQGTNDVAARQAETESQAQIAKSLQSTKIDNVKNSKHHDKAWHTILDVPAFDGLVEQLEAAPHFVIDTETTSVYWRQAELVGLSFAMQAHEAYYIPLTHSLEGDELTAKQLNRDTVLARLKPILENSNIGKIGQHLKYDAHILSHYDIDLVGDIHAPVDEDAAKKDSQQSKNNWAMDTMLASYVINAAITRHGMDDLARHYLQKQTITYEDVAGKGAKQVTFDQVAIDIASDYACEDADITYQLFDIFSKKLADDDNGLNNNAKLLHELEIPTAEILCQMEAHGILIKRSFLNELSKRFDEEIIALEQRAYEVAGEEFNVGSPKQLGEMLFDKLEVVGGKKTKSGQYSTGEAVLSKIDHPLADIVLEYRSLAKLKSTYTDALDAVADAKTDRVHTSYHQALTSTGRLSSTDPNLQNIPIRTATGRLIRQAFIAPEGRVILAADYSQIELRLMAHFSGDKNLTRAFNEGLDIHTATAAEVLGKTVDEVSATERRNAKAINFGLLYGMSAFGLAKQLQMSRGEAQDYIDMYFNRYPSVKEYMINTRASAYEKGYVETLLARKLYTPDINNSNRMVKQGAERAAINAPLQGSAADIIKLAMIAVDKVLPKSQAKMLLQVHDELVFEVDADKADEIAQLVTNAMQEVLSVTAKDKGWDVDFAVPLLVETDIGQNWDEAH encoded by the coding sequence ATGACCGACAGTGACCACAACTCCCACCTAGCCCTTGACCCGGCTATGCTACCAAGCTTTGATACTATGCCTAATGTGGCGACTATGGACACCAGTCACGTGGACAAGGACAAGCCGCCATTTATCTTAGTCGATGGCTCTTATTATCTATTTCGCACTTATCATGCCCTACCGCCAATGATGACCACTCAAGGTCAGCATACCAACGCTATTCGCGGTACGTTAAATGCACTATTGAAAGTCATGCGGCGCTATCATCCGACTCATATGGCGGTCTGTTTTGATACCAAATCGCCCACTTTTCGTCATCATTTGTCTACGGACTACAAAGCCGCCCGCCCACCGATGGATATTGAGCTGGCGCAGCAAATACCTTACCTCCATCGTTTGGTGACTGCTTTGGGCATTCCGCTACTACGTATTGAAGGCGCGGAGGCCGATGATATTATCGGTACATTGGCGCATCGTGCCGTTGCCGAAGGTCATCATGTGGTCATATCGACCGGTGATAAAGATATGGCACAACTGGTCAATGACTGCGTGATTTTGGAAGACAGCTTCACGGGTAAAATTACCGATAGCCAAGGGGTGGTCGATAAATTTGGTATTAAACCGGATCAGATGATTGATTTTTTAACCTTGATGGGCGACTCGTCTGACGGTATCAAAGGCGTACCGGGCATTGGCAAAAAGACCGCCAAGGATTTGCTTAATGAATATGGCAATATAAAGAATATGTTGCAAAACGTCGCGGATATTAAAGGTCGTGGGGCGAAAAACTTGGTCGAATATGCAGACGATATTCCATTGAATGCTCAGCTGGCGACTATCGTTACTGACTTGGATATCGGCCAAGATTGGGGCGACCTAAAGATTAATACGGACCCTTGCGCCTATATTGACGAGCTACGTGACTTATATGGCGAGCTTGAGTTTAAGAATGAGCTGGCCTCGCTTGATCATCCCAATCATCCTGCAAATGGCCAAGGAACAAACGACGTCGCTGCTAGACAAGCAGAAACCGAATCACAAGCGCAAATCGCCAAATCATTACAGTCCACCAAAATTGATAATGTCAAAAACAGTAAGCATCATGACAAAGCATGGCATACCATTTTAGATGTACCTGCTTTTGATGGCTTAGTTGAGCAGTTAGAAGCCGCCCCGCACTTTGTTATCGATACCGAAACCACCAGTGTTTATTGGCGACAGGCTGAATTGGTTGGATTGTCTTTTGCGATGCAAGCGCATGAAGCCTATTACATTCCACTAACCCACAGTTTAGAAGGTGATGAGCTAACCGCAAAGCAACTTAATCGCGATACGGTCCTCGCCCGCCTAAAACCCATTTTAGAAAATTCAAATATTGGTAAAATTGGCCAGCATCTTAAATATGATGCCCACATTCTAAGTCATTACGATATTGATTTGGTGGGAGATATTCATGCCCCTGTTGATGAAGACGCTGCCAAGAAAGACAGTCAGCAGTCAAAAAATAACTGGGCAATGGATACCATGCTTGCCAGCTATGTGATTAATGCGGCGATTACCCGTCACGGTATGGACGATTTGGCACGGCATTATTTGCAAAAGCAAACCATTACTTATGAAGATGTCGCCGGTAAGGGCGCTAAGCAGGTGACATTCGATCAGGTCGCTATTGATATTGCTAGCGACTACGCCTGTGAAGATGCGGATATTACTTACCAGTTGTTTGATATTTTTAGCAAAAAACTTGCCGACGATGATAACGGCCTTAATAACAATGCTAAGTTATTGCACGAGTTAGAAATCCCAACTGCAGAGATTTTATGTCAGATGGAAGCTCACGGTATCTTAATTAAGCGCTCGTTTTTAAATGAGTTATCAAAACGTTTTGATGAAGAAATTATAGCGTTAGAGCAGCGTGCTTATGAAGTGGCTGGCGAAGAATTTAATGTAGGCTCTCCTAAACAGCTGGGTGAGATGTTATTTGATAAGCTCGAGGTCGTCGGTGGTAAAAAGACTAAATCGGGTCAGTACTCAACTGGCGAAGCGGTATTGTCCAAGATTGACCACCCCCTGGCTGATATTGTCTTGGAATATCGCAGCTTAGCGAAACTTAAAAGCACTTATACCGATGCGCTTGATGCGGTCGCAGACGCTAAGACTGATCGCGTTCATACCAGCTATCATCAAGCGCTGACCAGTACCGGTAGACTGTCATCAACAGATCCTAACTTGCAGAATATTCCTATTCGCACTGCCACCGGTCGCCTGATTCGCCAAGCCTTTATCGCTCCAGAAGGCCGCGTTATTTTAGCAGCGGATTACTCGCAAATTGAGCTAAGACTAATGGCGCATTTCTCGGGCGATAAAAATCTGACCCGAGCCTTTAACGAAGGGCTGGATATTCACACCGCTACTGCTGCTGAAGTATTGGGCAAAACTGTGGATGAAGTTAGTGCTACTGAACGCCGTAATGCCAAAGCTATCAACTTCGGGCTGTTATACGGCATGAGCGCCTTTGGACTGGCCAAGCAACTCCAGATGAGTCGCGGCGAGGCGCAGGACTATATCGATATGTACTTCAATCGTTATCCTAGTGTCAAAGAATATATGATAAATACTCGTGCCAGCGCATATGAAAAAGGCTATGTCGAAACCTTATTAGCCCGTAAGCTCTACACGCCTGATATTAATAATAGCAATCGCATGGTCAAGCAAGGTGCTGAACGCGCTGCTATTAATGCGCCATTACAAGGCTCAGCCGCAGATATTATTAAGCTGGCGATGATTGCAGTAGATAAAGTATTGCCAAAATCGCAGGCAAAAATGCTGCTACAGGTCCATGATGAACTGGTATTCGAAGTCGATGCCGACAAGGCTGATGAAATCGCCCAACTGGTTACAAACGCCATGCAAGAAGTCTTGTCAGTAACCGCGAAAGATAAAGGTTGGGATGTGGACTTTGCCGTACCATTATTGGTTGAGACCGATATTGGTCAGAATTGGGATGAGGCGCATTAA
- a CDS encoding Ohr family peroxiredoxin produces the protein MKTLYSTKATVTGGRTGNASLEDSDLKINMVAPGSGEEGNNPEQLFAMGYAACFDGALAVVKKMEKASFGSTTEASVSLLQGDGHDYNLAVKLHIIAESTDLSADEFQKLVEKANEVCPYSKATHGNIDVEVTSEVKS, from the coding sequence ATGAAAACACTCTATTCTACTAAAGCAACGGTTACTGGCGGTCGTACAGGCAATGCCAGCCTCGAAGACAGCGACCTGAAGATTAATATGGTAGCGCCAGGTTCGGGTGAAGAGGGTAATAATCCAGAACAACTATTTGCTATGGGCTATGCTGCCTGCTTTGATGGGGCACTAGCCGTAGTCAAAAAAATGGAAAAAGCCAGCTTCGGTTCGACCACTGAAGCGAGTGTATCTTTATTACAGGGTGATGGTCACGACTATAATCTCGCTGTAAAACTCCATATCATTGCTGAAAGTACAGATCTATCAGCTGACGAGTTCCAAAAACTGGTCGAAAAAGCCAATGAAGTCTGCCCTTACTCTAAAGCCACTCACGGTAATATCGATGTCGAAGTGACTTCAGAAGTAAAATCATAA
- a CDS encoding peptide chain release factor 3 gives MSADTKLPTAKLSATKLAREVAKRRTFAIISHPDAGKTTMTEKLLLWGQAIQVVGEVKGRKTDRHATSDWMSMEQERGISITTSVMQFPYQEHVVNLLDTPGHADFSEDTYRTLTAVDSALMMVDGAKGVEERTIKLMEVCRMRDTPIISFVNKLDRQIREPLELLSEIESVLKIKCIPLTWPIGMGQDFIGVYHLTENKTYFYQKGNGGKTIIVETRDGYDYPDVRERLGELMFNAFEESLELVQMALEDFSVEAFLAGEMTPVLFGTALGNFGVNMVLDTLVKYAPPPKAHPANEREIAATETDFTGFVFKIQANMDPRHRDRIAFLRVCSGKYEKGMKMKHVRLGKEVRIADALTFLAGDREALEEAYPGDIIGLHNHGTISIGDSFTEGEELNFTGIPHFAPELFRRVVLRDPLKSKALQKGLKQLSEEGATQVFMPQINNDLVLGAVGVLQFEVVAHRLKEEYKVQCTFEPVSIATVRWIHCDDEVALAKFKRKAHDQLSLDGGGYLTYLAPSRVNLQLMQERYPEVTFSNTREH, from the coding sequence ATGAGCGCAGATACCAAACTTCCAACAGCCAAGCTCTCAGCAACCAAGCTCGCCCGTGAAGTTGCCAAACGCCGCACCTTTGCCATCATCTCGCATCCCGATGCAGGTAAAACCACTATGACTGAAAAGTTATTGTTATGGGGTCAAGCCATTCAGGTCGTCGGTGAAGTCAAAGGTCGCAAGACTGACCGTCATGCCACCTCAGATTGGATGAGTATGGAGCAAGAGCGTGGTATCTCTATTACCACCTCAGTCATGCAGTTTCCGTATCAAGAGCATGTGGTCAATCTGCTTGATACCCCTGGTCATGCTGACTTTAGTGAAGATACCTATCGCACATTAACCGCAGTGGATAGCGCGCTGATGATGGTTGATGGCGCAAAAGGCGTCGAGGAACGTACCATCAAGCTGATGGAAGTGTGCCGGATGCGTGATACGCCGATTATATCATTTGTGAATAAATTGGATCGGCAGATTCGCGAACCGCTTGAACTGCTCAGTGAGATTGAGTCGGTACTGAAAATCAAATGTATCCCTTTGACTTGGCCGATTGGCATGGGTCAAGATTTCATTGGGGTCTATCATTTAACCGAAAACAAGACGTACTTTTATCAAAAAGGTAATGGTGGTAAGACGATTATTGTCGAGACCCGCGATGGCTATGACTATCCTGATGTGCGTGAACGTTTGGGTGAGCTAATGTTTAATGCCTTTGAAGAGTCGCTTGAGCTAGTGCAAATGGCGCTAGAAGACTTCAGCGTTGAGGCGTTCTTGGCGGGCGAGATGACGCCGGTATTGTTCGGAACGGCGTTAGGAAACTTCGGTGTCAACATGGTACTTGATACCCTTGTGAAATATGCGCCACCGCCAAAAGCTCATCCTGCGAACGAGCGGGAAATTGCCGCGACCGAAACTGACTTTACAGGATTTGTGTTTAAAATACAGGCCAATATGGATCCGCGTCACCGTGATCGTATTGCCTTCTTACGAGTATGCTCAGGCAAGTATGAGAAAGGCATGAAGATGAAGCATGTGCGTCTGGGTAAAGAGGTGCGTATTGCTGATGCTTTGACCTTTTTGGCCGGCGATCGTGAAGCGTTAGAAGAAGCCTATCCTGGTGATATCATTGGCTTGCATAACCACGGTACTATCTCTATTGGTGACAGTTTCACTGAGGGCGAGGAGCTAAATTTCACCGGTATTCCGCATTTTGCCCCTGAATTATTTCGCCGCGTAGTGCTGAGAGATCCACTCAAATCTAAAGCCTTACAAAAAGGCCTGAAACAGTTGAGTGAAGAGGGTGCCACGCAGGTATTTATGCCGCAGATTAATAACGATTTAGTCTTAGGTGCAGTTGGGGTGTTACAGTTTGAAGTGGTGGCGCATCGTCTGAAAGAAGAGTACAAAGTTCAATGTACTTTTGAGCCGGTATCTATTGCCACGGTACGCTGGATTCATTGTGATGATGAAGTTGCTTTGGCGAAATTTAAACGTAAAGCCCATGATCAACTATCACTCGATGGCGGTGGTTATTTGACTTATCTTGCACCTTCAAGAGTTAACCTGCAACTCATGCAAGAGCGCTATCCGGAAGTTACTTTTAGTAATACCCGCGAGCATTAA
- a CDS encoding RsiV family protein, which translates to MAQQLTIKPSLLRLMTMWGGLGRLSKLGNGVLLGAISLSASASTLISSSDYLDYELPKTVQDNCSEHQNCPEIEVKYLKTNHHWINDITNKRINNLVVNSKPSESSPITVKNSGNSKVIKAAIDEFVASQFSDLPDDSVFVYSLMVTPDYLGHVDSFELFEVNSYVFTGGAHGMPYSEYLIFDPSTKKQVRLEDMLQKGKKSDFEALAYDAYKTWVKTVDQDVSSYEKNWPFISNDNVTLTDKGIDIRYQHYSIGPYAYGMPILSIPYDKLRRIIKPHFSPK; encoded by the coding sequence GTGGCTCAGCAATTAACGATTAAGCCCAGTCTTCTGCGCCTAATGACTATGTGGGGTGGGTTGGGTAGGTTAAGTAAGTTGGGCAATGGAGTACTACTTGGCGCAATAAGCTTATCAGCGAGTGCGAGCACTCTTATAAGCAGTAGCGACTATCTCGATTATGAGCTCCCCAAAACAGTACAAGACAATTGTAGTGAGCACCAGAATTGTCCAGAGATTGAGGTCAAGTATCTTAAAACCAATCATCACTGGATAAATGACATTACTAACAAACGTATAAATAACCTAGTTGTTAATAGTAAACCTAGTGAGTCTTCACCTATTACTGTCAAAAATAGTGGAAATTCGAAAGTTATTAAAGCGGCTATTGATGAATTTGTAGCATCGCAATTTTCAGACTTACCTGATGACAGTGTTTTTGTTTATAGCTTGATGGTCACGCCTGACTATTTAGGCCATGTAGATAGCTTTGAGTTGTTCGAAGTTAATTCTTATGTCTTTACAGGGGGCGCTCATGGCATGCCTTATAGCGAATATTTAATCTTTGATCCCAGTACTAAAAAGCAAGTACGACTAGAGGATATGCTCCAGAAAGGTAAAAAATCAGACTTTGAGGCGCTAGCTTACGATGCCTATAAAACGTGGGTTAAAACGGTTGATCAGGATGTTAGTAGCTACGAGAAAAACTGGCCATTTATTTCAAATGATAACGTTACGTTGACTGATAAGGGTATTGATATTCGCTATCAGCATTATTCTATCGGCCCCTACGCTTACGGTATGCCAATCCTCAGCATCCCTTATGATAAGCTACGCAGAATAATCAAACCCCATTTTTCCCCCAAGTAA
- a CDS encoding FHA domain-containing protein: MASNLEDKNMTKADTVLEAEEVNTWHLNALTEALGDLTLNVSDSLSVGRGSDNNVVLGSKQVSRNHALLSVLNGKLYVKDLDSSNGTFINDTRIEGNQSKHLQADDTLGFASFSFQVMKPIAAKVTSTDTPDVEAKPVPVVDEQVAGTDEADSSAAPVADLETTDAQPAVASPAEPVVAEETAVASTEADNISSVDNVASASKTDDPVVKETIIEEVLSSTAISSPTTESTDAPVADVVDPVPSLTSSPSMAYEQETVMSNDTSNEALNKTPLNNESVNREPVASEPLATEPTVHQEPTTRQKSVVSPEHDKTTKTELQEEADPDVLRAKQAATAQFSGTANLGQSRDLGTKGNNAMDQAINNPANDGYVEKKPSGGWFIWVFIAIIIIGLALWLFNMGGA, encoded by the coding sequence ATGGCGAGCAACTTAGAGGATAAAAATATGACCAAAGCAGACACGGTATTAGAAGCAGAAGAAGTAAATACTTGGCATCTTAATGCCTTAACCGAAGCGCTTGGTGATTTAACATTAAACGTCAGTGATAGCCTGTCAGTTGGGCGTGGTAGTGATAATAATGTGGTGCTGGGCAGTAAGCAAGTATCGCGTAATCATGCGCTGCTTAGCGTGCTAAATGGTAAGTTGTATGTTAAAGATTTGGACTCATCGAACGGTACGTTTATTAATGACACCCGTATTGAAGGCAATCAGTCTAAACACCTTCAAGCGGATGATACCCTTGGTTTTGCCAGCTTTTCTTTTCAAGTTATGAAGCCAATAGCGGCGAAAGTAACCAGTACAGATACCCCAGATGTTGAAGCAAAACCTGTGCCTGTAGTTGATGAACAAGTGGCTGGTACTGATGAGGCAGATTCTTCAGCAGCGCCAGTAGCTGATTTAGAAACAACAGACGCTCAGCCTGCGGTTGCTTCACCAGCAGAACCAGTTGTTGCAGAGGAAACGGCTGTTGCCAGTACTGAGGCGGATAATATATCGAGTGTAGATAATGTAGCAAGCGCAAGTAAGACAGATGATCCAGTGGTAAAAGAGACGATAATTGAAGAAGTGTTGTCTTCTACTGCGATTTCATCTCCTACTACGGAAAGTACGGACGCGCCAGTCGCCGACGTGGTAGACCCTGTACCTTCATTAACTTCATCGCCAAGTATGGCTTATGAGCAGGAGACTGTGATGTCCAACGATACTTCTAACGAGGCACTAAATAAAACGCCACTAAATAATGAATCGGTAAACAGGGAGCCAGTAGCAAGCGAACCATTAGCGACAGAGCCAACGGTTCATCAAGAACCGACTACGCGACAAAAGTCAGTAGTCAGTCCAGAACATGATAAAACCACCAAGACCGAGTTACAAGAAGAAGCCGACCCCGATGTGCTACGCGCCAAACAAGCGGCCACTGCGCAATTCTCAGGAACGGCTAATTTAGGCCAGTCTCGTGATCTTGGTACTAAAGGCAATAATGCCATGGATCAGGCAATTAATAATCCCGCTAATGACGGATATGTAGAGAAAAAACCCAGTGGCGGTTGGTTTATTTGGGTATTTATTGCCATCATTATTATTGGATTGGCCCTATGGCTGTTCAACATGGGCGGTGCGTAA
- the trpE gene encoding anthranilate synthase component I: MITFEEYQAFKNRGFSHAPLVKKRLMDAQTPVSVFSKVRDLSGSAYLFESVVGGERWARYSMIGLGSDLILQYADGNMTIKKDDHIDINAVDEPFDYIRKLMAGYKMPTSDDVEALPSFSGGLVGYFGYDMVRVIEPSVGLSDAPNPMSLPDMWLMLSMSVIVFDNLENTLSIIVYADCNDEEGYGAAIRELEKIEDKLAEMPNLSAPIMPTPKFVSQTGQEKYCADVNKIKDYILAGDVMQVVPAQRLTADYKGDSLAVYRALRFLNPSPYLFLVHGYTLDDHKRFDIIGASPEILSRIENGKVTVRPLAGTRKRGQDEAEDLALEKELLSDKKEIAEHLMLIDLGRNDIGRVCEYGSVKVTEKMFIERYSQVMHIASNVEGTILPDKDALDVFCATFPAGTLSGAPKIRAMQIIDEVEPVRRTVFGGSVGYLGWHGNMDTAIAIRTAVMRRGKIHIQAGAGVVADSVPEAEWEETNKKALALVKAVKMACDGLRIR, encoded by the coding sequence ATGATAACTTTTGAAGAATATCAAGCCTTTAAAAATCGTGGCTTTAGCCACGCGCCACTGGTTAAAAAACGTTTAATGGATGCTCAGACTCCGGTATCTGTGTTTTCTAAAGTACGAGACCTAAGTGGCTCAGCGTACTTATTTGAGTCAGTGGTAGGTGGTGAGCGTTGGGCACGATATTCGATGATCGGCTTAGGTAGTGATCTTATTTTGCAATATGCAGATGGTAACATGACGATCAAAAAAGACGATCATATTGATATCAACGCAGTTGATGAGCCGTTTGACTACATTCGTAAGCTGATGGCAGGCTATAAGATGCCAACATCAGATGACGTCGAAGCATTACCCAGTTTTAGTGGTGGGCTAGTAGGCTATTTTGGCTATGATATGGTACGTGTTATCGAGCCTAGTGTTGGCTTATCTGACGCGCCCAATCCAATGTCATTGCCTGATATGTGGTTAATGCTATCGATGAGTGTGATCGTTTTTGATAATCTAGAAAATACTTTATCGATTATTGTCTATGCCGATTGTAATGACGAAGAGGGTTATGGTGCTGCTATTCGTGAGCTTGAAAAGATCGAAGACAAGCTCGCCGAAATGCCAAATTTAAGCGCGCCGATTATGCCAACCCCGAAGTTTGTATCGCAGACGGGACAAGAAAAATACTGTGCCGATGTCAATAAAATTAAAGACTACATTTTGGCAGGAGACGTAATGCAGGTTGTGCCTGCGCAGCGTTTGACTGCGGATTATAAGGGTGACTCCCTTGCCGTATATCGCGCCCTGCGGTTTTTAAACCCGTCGCCATATCTATTTTTAGTCCACGGGTATACTCTTGATGATCATAAGCGCTTCGATATTATTGGGGCTTCTCCTGAGATATTGTCACGTATTGAAAATGGCAAAGTGACGGTCCGTCCATTAGCAGGAACGCGTAAACGTGGCCAAGACGAAGCCGAAGACTTAGCGCTTGAAAAAGAGCTACTCAGCGATAAAAAAGAAATTGCCGAACATTTAATGCTGATTGATTTAGGGCGTAATGATATTGGCCGTGTCTGTGAATATGGCAGCGTCAAAGTTACGGAAAAAATGTTCATTGAGCGCTACTCGCAAGTGATGCATATTGCTTCTAATGTCGAAGGTACCATATTACCCGATAAAGACGCGCTTGATGTGTTTTGTGCAACCTTTCCGGCAGGTACGCTCTCAGGAGCACCCAAAATCCGCGCAATGCAAATTATTGATGAGGTTGAACCAGTACGACGTACGGTATTTGGTGGTTCAGTCGGTTATCTAGGCTGGCATGGTAATATGGACACCGCTATTGCCATTCGAACCGCAGTCATGCGCCGAGGTAAGATACATATTCAAGCGGGTGCTGGTGTGGTCGCTGATTCGGTTCCAGAAGCGGAATGGGAGGAGACCAATAAAAAAGCTTTGGCCTTGGTTAAAGCGGTAAAAATGGCTTGCGATGGACTGCGGATTCGCTAA